Genomic window (Eubalaena glacialis isolate mEubGla1 chromosome X, mEubGla1.1.hap2.+ XY, whole genome shotgun sequence):
gatagatacatagaatGGAGGATAGATGGGCAGATGGAAAGATACTAGATAGAGAAACGATAGATATCAGATAGGTGATGAGagacagataaaaataaatgacagatagatgattgatagatagatagatagatagggagatggatagatagatagttttCCTTGCTGAGACAgaatttctcagcctcagcactactgaGATTTGCGGCTGGACGACTCTCTGacgtggggctgtcctgtgcactgcggGTTGCTGAGAAGCATCTCTGGTCTGCACACACCACAGGCCAGTAGCATCCCCTCCTCGTCCCCCAAGTCTCatcaaccaaaaatgtctccaaaaacTGCGCAATGTCCCCGGGGGACAAAATCCCGCTTGGCTGAGACCCACTGCTCTAGATTCATACATCTGCGAACTGACGACGGGGCAAGGCAAGGTGCTTTTTTTCCTAGCCAAGATGAACTTTTAGAATTGCAGATGTGCTACCTTTGTGCTGCCATAtgcctttaatttttttgctttaCCTACTTTCCTTCTATTGCTAACACATTTGAAGATCTGAAGCTCCTATGTGTTTTGTTGAGattagaatgagaagacaacaaattgttttatctaattatttaaatagttaaaaatacGATCGTGAAAACAAAAGCTATTGGTTTATCTTTCTTTGGAGGCGGGGAGTAGAGGAGCAGGGCCAAGGGCTAGGTGTTTGCTCTGCATCTTAATTGATAAAGAtgagattgggacttccctggcggtccagtggtcaacactctgtgctcccagtgccaggggcaagggttcgatccctgggcggggaacgaagatcccgcatgccgcccggaaaaaaaagaaaaaagacaagattTCATCGTGTGAGAAAGAAATGCCCCCCACCCGGCCCACACAGGAAGCAGCAACGCCTGTGCGTCAGCACTGCCGACAAGGAGTCATTCCTTTTTCTGCCCGACCCCATGAGGAGGTTTCCCCAGCATCCAGAGGGGAGACAGGCTCAGGAGCCCCGGGATCGCTGGCGGGGCAGGAGCGCCACGTACCTGAAGAGCGCGTCTATCATCCTCTTGGACGGCAGTCTCCAGAGGATGCGCGGCCAGGGGTCTCCGGAGGCGCTGCAGTCCAGCTGGAGGGTCCCCCCGTAGCGGACGTCGGTCCTCTGCGGGGAGGTGCCGGTGATGCGTGCGTTGGCGGCGGCGCGCTGCACGGTGAGCCGCACGGTCCTGCGCGCCGAGCCCACCAGGTTGGCGGCCACGCACTCGTAGCGCCCGCTGTCCTTGGGCGCCAGGTTGCGGATGTAGAGGGTCCCGTTGGGGAAGACGAAGAGGTTGTCGTGGATGAACTGCGAAGGGCGGATCTGCGTGCCGTCCCAGAGCGCCCAGCGCACGCTGGGCAGGGGCGCGGCCTTGGCGGTGCAGTGCATGTGGATGCTGAGGCCAGGGGGCAGCGAGATGTTCTCCAGCTTCTCCTGGTGGATGACGGGTGGGAGGGCTGCCACGTGCAGGCGGATGGCGAGGCTGTCCGCGCCGGCTGCGTTGCTGGCCACGCACTTGTACACGCCTCTGTCCGAGAAGGACGCCTCCTTGATGGACAGGGTCCGGTTTTCGTGCAGCGTGACCCTGCCCTCGACGGGGGACACGGTCTGCCACACTCTCCTGTCGGGGAAGATCCAGGAGATCTGGGGAGCTGGGGTCCCCTTGGCCAAACACTCCATGGCGACGGTGTCGCCCAGGTAGACGGTGACATCCTTGTAGTGGGCGGCTAGGATTTGAGGCTGCTGCCCCGTGACTGACAGCAGGACCACCATCCTGTCTGCTCCGTGCAGGTTTTTGGCCGTGCACATGTACTGGCCGCGGTCCTGCACCTGTACGTTTCGGATGACGAAGGTGCCGTTCTTCAGGACTTCAAACCGCTGTACTCTGGTGTTGGGGGTCATGAGGGCACCTGGAAACCGAAAGCAGGCACCATCAGGTTCAATGTAAACACGGTCTTTCCAAAGGGACGAAACAAGGATTATGAGTTAATCTGATTCTCCTCTTTATGTCCAGACAGAAAAAGCAAAAGACCCACCACCCAGCTTCTCTGATATTCTTCTTGACTCTTACACTAATCCCCAAATCAGGGCATATGCCACCTTCAGGCCAAGGCAGCAGGTATGGTTTTCAGAGAGGGTTCTGGAAGCCGTCACGAGCCCCAGGGTCTCCCAAGGTGGCCTCTTCATTTACTTTAGGTACTGGAGAGGCAGCCCCACTTTGCTCAGCCTCTGCCTCATTGCGTGGAGGCTGTCCTCCTGAGGTCCCCAGGTCGGCTGCAGGGATGCCCCAGGTTCGCAGTCTCTGTCTGCCTCTGTCCGGCCAGGCTCCTGAGAGCGACATAGGGCTGGTCATTCTCTGCCCCGTCTGGTTGAGTTGTGCTCTAACTCAGGCTTCCGGATGGTGCCTGAGAGTCCCACTTCTACAGTCAGGGGGCACacacccctccttctccccactgtcTATACTCCCTGTATTTTATAGCCCATCTCTCAGGACTCTGCCACAGTCAGGGTCTGTAATAATCAAGtgtttctgatgctttgacatgtTGGGGTCTTGCTGACCTTCCAGAGATGGCCAATTCCTAGAGATAGCAAAGGACCCACCTTCCAAATGCAAACTGACACATCCAGAGCCTACCCCCCACTCCCTGCTCTGAGCGGCTCCCATACTCTGGGCCACAATCCACCTGCCCTCATCCCCCCAGgacaggtaccagacaactagggcAGCCCTTGCACCCAGGACCTGCTGGAATTATTCACACCAGCCCATCCTAACCCTGCTCACCCTGCCTCACCTGTTCCTTCCTGCGAAAATCACAACAAAGGCTCTTGTCTGGgtttccccctttccctctgcctcctgaccgaccctggtgcttccctgtgTAACCCTGCATGGTGTGctgtgccccctcctcttgggaaccGTGAGTGACCAAGTGTCTTTTCAATGGCAGTCATCTCCTGACCTGTTAGCCTCGCCATACCTGAATAATAACAAATCCtatatttaaaaactggaaagcCCCAGAAAACCCTGAGTTTCAATTCTCCCATCCTATCCCATGCTGCTTGGTTCCTGGGTCCATGTGCCCGTCAATGGGctattcattttagttttgacAAACTCCTCTGCTTCTTTTCCTAATAATTTTCTCTAAGCTGGGAGTCCTGCCTTTGCATGGAACCTTGGAACCCTGGACGCTCTCCCCAGCCCTAGCACTGAGGATTCAGGCCCTCTACCTCCTAAGTTACCTGAAACTTCCCACGACAAGGCTTTCCGCCATGGATGGGGTATTCCAGGTGAGTATTCCCAACCCACCTGGTCATAGGGAAACAGGTGTTGGTTGATGACAGTATAACCTCCCTGCCTTCTAGGTGATGCAGGTCATCCTGCTCCGGGTCCAAGCCCTCCTGAATGACAGGTGACTGTGGGCATGGAAAGCCTCCTGCTGCCCCTCAACCACCTCCCCATTGATGGATTTTATGATGCAGAGATCCGAAAGTGCTTGTCTATTTCATTGGGTTTGAGGTGGGAGGGAAGGTCCACTAAAACCTCCTGCAGATCACGATGGGCAGGTAGAAGGTGGCCTCCTATTAGCACTCAATGAGCTGATTTGGTTTATCGGGTAGAAAAGGTTCAATAAAATAGACATCGTGCAGCTCCAGGACCACAGAAAACAATGCTGGCTGGATGGGAGACTCTCTGGTTTGGGCATGAAATGAGGAAGAACTGTCTAAAAACTGGAGCTAGCTAACAAAGGAGAAGCCAGCAGTAGAAGTGGATTCCTGGTCAGGTAGAGGAAGGTGCATGAATGTCTAGGGAGGGGGCATGGTCCAGGGATGCTCTAAAATGGCACAAGGTATGGCAGACCCTAAGGATGAATGCAAATGGGATCTCCAAGGGGAGGAATATGCCTTCCTTCAAAGGCACAATCCTTCTAGAACGAAAACCCCGTGGTGTTCCCCATTTGCTATTTCAAGCAAGTTCCTTATTAAATCATTACGAAAGTGTTTGCTGTCAAATGCTGAGCTGGTCAAAGATGTTGGTAATTTCCCTATGCTCAGTGCTCTCTGTTCACCACAGAGAATGTACAGCTCTCTCTAGTGATATCAGCACTTGTCATTTCCTAGATTATCTAAATGGTAACCGAAAAAAACCCCAACCCTCTGAACAGGATCCAAGCCTGAAGGACACAGCCATgttgagagagaagggaagagaaaggggaaaagggaggtcCATTCGTGGAGGTTGTAGGCCCTCCGCTATTACTTTCTTCCGTCACCTAGAATCTGTTTCGCCATCGGGAAAGCCGATGGTCATCTTATGAAGCAAAGTGGCCTTTGGGCATCCCAGCCTGCCAAGTAGAGACCGTTGTATAGAGCCTTGTtacggactgaattgtgttcccacCACAATTCATATGTTAACGCcctgacccccaggacctcagaatgtggaTGTATTTGGAGTTGggggtctttaaagaggggatgaaggtaaaatgaggtcattagggtgggttctgatcccataggactggtgtccttagaagaagatgggattaggacacagacacacatagaggGACGACCCTGTGAGGACGCAGGGAGGAGATGGCCGTCTACACACCAAGGAGAatggcctcaggaggaaccagccttggtgacaccttgatcttggacttcaacCTCcccaaactgaaagaaaataaatctgctGTTCCAGCCGCACCATCTGTTCCGGtgctttgctatggcagcccaagcGGACTCATACGATCATATCTCTAGGTTCAAGTCAAAGCAATGCCTGATGAGCTCACACCAAGCTGCCCTGACCTTTCAAGCCAGTGCGAGGACAAGAGCGATTTGCACAATTCCCCTCACGCCCCTCTGCACCCCGACATGGCTTGTGGATGACTTCTGTACTGGACCTCACTGGGAAGAGGCAAGAGCGGAACAGTCCTAAGCCTTGGTTAGGAATGCCCTATCCAAAGAACCTCGTACGTGTTTCCATGACTCCATTAAAACCTGACACCCATTTTAATTCCTTATTTCCTGTCCCCATAAAGGAATACACCTGTCGGTAGATTCTCAGATGTCCTTTCCCATCCCATCTACCTATCCCTCTGCCCAGCGTTTCTGGTTCTACCTGCACTCACAGACTCCAGTAAGCCCCTCCCCTACACCAGCCctggttaaaatgcagatgtTTAAACACCCTACCTGTGGACAGCTTTGTCCAAGTCACGAAAGGCTTGGGTTTCCCCATAGCCTCACacgggaacatgacatctgtctCGGCAGTGACGGACACGGTCTGGGGGGATTTGGTGATAATTTGGGGCTTTTCCCCCAGCGTCCAGAATTTGGATGCAGGTGGTCCTCCGGAAGAGAAGAGCTTTGAGCTGCTCTGATGGAAGCTTCTGGAAGGCTGGGCAGAAGCTGTTATGAAAGGGATGGAGCTCCGGGTGGAGTAGACCAGAGGGATGTTTCTTAAGTTTGTTGAGGGTGGCGCCATGGTCCGGGGAAGGTGCAATACAGGAGGCGCTGGGGGACCAAAGTCCACACGGATGATGCTCTGAGAATGTGTCCTATTGTAGGGACCTGGGCTGACTTTTCTCCCTCTCATCCCTGGGGCAGGAGAGGTGGGGATCTGAGGCTTCGGAGTAGCTGCCAACTGTGGAAAAGAGAGGGTCCTgttgaaaaagaaagggaatcttccatcaggataatgagGAACTCTCGAATTTGGAAGCTTGCCAGCTGGGTCTCTTGGATCAGGGATGTTGTTGTCTCCAAACAATTTGGAGCTGCCGTTGAATGGGTCAGTTCCCTGGTCAGTCGACTTACTAGGAATGCTAGGTTTGGACCCAGGCAACGGAACGACAGGAGTTGTTGAACTTGGTAGTTTTGGAGTTGTAAAGTGTTTATTCTCTGGCGGATCCCTTGACGGATATGCAGCGATTTCCAGTTTGCTGgtcaggtggggctggagagtgACAACGTATCTAAAGGAGCTTTGTGTGGCCGTGTGTGGTGGCCTCATGGTTCCTCTCGGTGGGACTGGTGTGGCAGCAACTCTGGCTGGTTGGTGGAAACCTTGGACCCTCCCAGCCTCGTGGTGGCTATCTGGACCCCTTGGAAGGCTGTTTTTGGTTGTACCATCAAAGGCTTCCTTTCGCGACTCCTGCTTTGGAGTGAAGGTAAATTTGTCCTGGTGGGAAGAGGGAGTGGATAATTCATTTGGCTTTGATACATGCTGAGTTCCTTCGTTATTCACTGAAGGTGTTCCGGTTGCTGGGGTCCCCCCAGCATAATGGAAGAAAATGGTTTGTTTGGAAGCGTTTGACGTTGGCAGTGTTTCTGACGTAAGAGGTGTGGGCTTTGCGGTGGTTTCTGCCAGAGACACAAGAGTTGTGGGTGGGAATGGGGTTGTTGGCTCCTCCACCAGGGCACGTGTGGAGACTTCACTCTGGTGTCTAATTTCAGAACGGATAATGGCTGGAGTGGTTTCACGATGACTCTGACCACTGATGGTGGTTTCTGCCTGACTTGAAGATGCCCCTACTTTTGTGATGGCGAGAGTAGTTGAAGGGACCACTTCTTCCTGTTGCGAGAGCATAGAGACTGCAGCAGAAGGTGAAAACTCAAAAGGAAAACCTAGGTCCTCCAACTCTTTTAAAAAGGGTGAGTCTGTAAGAGCTTCTGAAGAGCTGGTAACAGGTGGGTCTGTCTGTAGCCGCTCAGGCTGGGCTGCCCTTGGAGGAGTCCACCTTGCAGTTCCTGGAAAGCCAGAAGGAGGGGATGCCTCCTTAAATACTCCCACAGTGGAGACCTCGGCCCCAGAAGGGGATGCCACATGAGTGACTGACTCGCCAGGGACTAGACTGTCGGTTTTATAGTCCTTGATGTTTGTGACATCGTAATTCTTAATTTCCTTTCCGTCTGATACAGGCTCGTATGTGACTGGAATTGTCTCTTGGAATTCATCATGAGATAAACGTGTTTTGGTGGTGGTTGTCCTATGATCTTCCACTCTGGTTATCTCACATGGGTCTCCAGTTGTGAGAGAAACGGTGGTAGGTGAAAGTACAACTTCTGAACTGGGGGTAacagtgtttttatatttattttctggggAAGGGCTGGGCTTGGACACAGACGCTATAGAGCTCATGGTGGAGGTGATATATCGATGTTTCTTTGGCCTCTTCCCATGTTTCCTGCGTGGGGTTCCCTTGGGTACCGGTTCTGCATGCTTCTCCACGCCCACCTGCTTTGGGGTACCAACTGTGCCATCAACCCAAGATGTAGGAACCAGCAAGCTCTCCGCTTGGCTTGGAGTCTTCACTTCAGGTACCTGAGTCAGTGGTGTCAAAAAAGTGACCGCTGGGGCAAAAGTCGTGGCCGGGGTTTGTTTATGCCGGTGTCGGAATCGATGGGGGCGTAATCGCCTCCTCCCGTTGGGTCTCTTTCGGGAAGGATGAGTGGTCAGTGGTGATGGGGAAGTGGCCTTTTGGGTTGGCATCATCATTGCTAGCGTGCGGGTGTCCTTGTCAAACAGAACGCCAAGTGTGGTTTCCCTGGGATGCTTCAAGGCGGTGATGCTGGCCATGGCTTCCAATGCTGAGTCAAGCACAGTGGTAGATTCGATGCCTTGCCTCTTACTCTCAGGACTTCTGGAGCTTTTGGGGTCTCTCTCTAGCGGACCTCCTTCCTGTAGTGTCGTCTGAGAATTCTCCTCTGTGCCCTTGGGAATCAGTGGGTGGCCCTGAGTGCTTAAACCACTTTTCACAAGCTTCGGGCTCTCTGTTTGCTCTTGTAGAGCTGTTTGTGCTGGGACTTCGGGGTCCCCTAAAATGGGATCTTCAAATGGCTCAGAGGTCCTGGTGTTAGCAACCCACAAGGCAGGCACTGGAGTAACGTGTGTGGAGGTCTGTTCTTTCGTCGTATTTTCACCTGGTTGTGAATTTGTCTCCAGACCTTGGTAAAAGTATGGCGGAGTCTCAGACTCAGCCAAGGAGATGGCATCCAATGGAGACTCATACTCACTGGATGTAGACCCTGGCATGGATGCAACATCTAGTGTAGACCAGCCCTCTGTGGCTATGTTTTTGTTAGTGGGCTCTTTGCGGACCATATCCAGGGTCTGTGGAGTAGAAGATTCATAAGGCACAGATAGCAGGGTCGTGGCTGTAGCCCAATTCGAGTCAACTACCGTGGCAGCTGAAGCCTTGGTCTTCTCAGAAAACTCATCATCAATTAATTCTTGCAGGTGTGTGCTTGTCACTTTGGGGTCAGCAAGAATTACCCCATCGTGGCCAGACTGGACCAGAACCATCCTGGTTGAGGAAACAGTGCTAGAAACCTGCTCTTCGTCGCCAAATAAAGACACATCTCCTGAGGAGTCCTCTGCACTGGTTGTGGTCTGCACAGGTGATACTGAGCGGGGAGGAACAGCAGGCAAAAGGGGGGTCACTTCTAGACTCTCTGATGGAGGAGTGTTGGCTTTAATGACCTGGGGTACTTCTGTTCCCTTAGGTAGATTTCTCCCACGTACTCTGGCTAAAATATCTGCCCAGCGCTCTGGATTAATCTGTTTGTTTGCCATGTTTATCCTTCGTCTGGACTCAAACACTCTGCGACCTTCCGCGATGTTTGTCTCTGGTTCCTTTTCGGAAGTCTTCCAGTGTTTCAGTTTTCTGCGCCCTTTCTTGGTTTTCTGACCTCCAATGATGGAATCGTCCTTTGCTTTGATGAACATCTCTTGGTCCTTTGGATGGAGAACTCTCCTCGTTGTGTTACCTTCGTCTCCTATGCCGGATCCCCCTTCATCCTCCACGACATCGCCTCTTCCTCTGGAAAGGGTCTTCCCACCTGGGCGTCTTCCTCTTTTCGATGACCTGGCAGATCCCTTCTTAGTCACTGTGATCCCCACCGTAAAATGATCTGCCCCTTGCTGGTTGACAGCCACGCATCTGTAGTAACCACCGTCGCTACCTTGGACCTTTGGGATGGAAAGAGTTCCATCGGCCAACATGTATGCGTGCGACATGTTAGCCATATCGTTAATTATCCTTCTGTTTGGAAGGATCCAGCTAATCTCGGCCTCAGGTATGGCCAGTGCATTGCAAGGCAGCATCACCGGCTCCCCTGGGTTCTTCTGAATGGTCACTGTATGTCCATCAGGGGGCTGAGTGACGGGTCGTTGCACAAGGACCCTATAGACCATTCGGTCCATTTCATCCCTCACCCGAGCGATGCACTGGTACAAACCAGCATCTGACTGCTCCGTGGATTTGATCTTCAGCCAGCCGCTGGTGAGGATGGAGAATCTACCGTCCTTGTCTTCCATTGGTGCTTTCAGGACAGAGCCATCCGGGAGCACCCAGGAGATGGATGGGCTCTCAGAAGCCTTCACGTTGCAGCTCAGCTGGCATGGACTCCCTTCCAAGACAGTCTGGGCTCTCTGCACCGCTCTGCTGGGCTCGATCATTACCCAGCTTCTGCCCCGAGACGGCCTCGCGTCTTTGGCGGACACGGTGAGAGCATGTTGAGAGGAATAGGACAGCAGCACTGTGTTGGCCGTACTCTGACGCCGGTTGAGTTGGAGGTCTATGGACGGCTGCATAACCCACTCTGGTTCtgccaggatgtgggctctgacgcCCGTGTAGTAGAGGGTCTCATCGTCGGCGTCTTGCCTGTACTGGTAGCCGAGTCTGGGGTCTTTGCTGAGCGTGAGTTCTCGGTGTAGCTTCACAGGGACCTCGCTGTAATAGGCAATCAGCTTCCAGAGTTTCTCATAGTTTTCTCGAGTCATCGGACACTCAAAATCCAAGGCGACTGTGGCATTTATCTCTATCTCTTGAGGGTCTGTTTGGTTCAAGTGTAGTTGGTACACGTCCATGGGCTTCTTGATGTCACAGACCAAGTTCACTGTGTTCCCGTGTTCGTCGCTCATGTTCAGAGAGACGTTCCATACAGGATACTGGAACCCCTGCAGGGACAACGGGTTGTCACCATCCTcctcttgattctggtcttcctCGCTACTCCTGCTCCTGTTCTGTCTCAGAGGGGACTCGATAGAGGGCTTCTCACAAGTGATGTCCTTCAGCTTCTGAATCTCTTGTTTGTGCAGCTTCCTGGGACTGAAGCACATGGAGCATAGCTGACCCCCTTCATAGGCTTTGTCCTTCTTACACTTCAGAATCCCTGAAACATGCAATCAAACAAACAGGCTGTAAGTCAATGACCCAAAGAATGGCCAGAGGGTAAAGCCTTTGTTTGCGTCTTTATCACCTGGATGCACTTCCACAATGATTTAAGACCTCACCCACCTTGCCTCTGTGGCGTCACCTCTGACTTTAAGTCAGTTTAGCACAGTGCGTGGTAACTAACCGGGCTTTTGGAACTTCTGGACAGTCAGTCATgagtacttttttaaaaggtatttttaagttgaaaaagaatgtctattcaTACGTATTATACACGTAACCTTTTATGAGGGTCCAGGAGAATCTACGTTAAGTCCCTGCAACCCATGAATATATTTCCAGGTTATAGGGTCAACAGTTGGCATGAATCGTATCCTGTCTACCCTTTATAAGGATGTTTTCTCTTgctagaatttttcatttctggcAGTGTTTACTTTTTGGATTCACATTCTACTCGTGGCTTCCCGGACATTAAATCCTCCAGAATTTTCTCCTTCTCTGGCCAACACTGACTCTTTCACTGTTTCCTCCTTCTCTGCCCAACTCATTATGGATGATGTGTTCCCTGAGTCGGTCTCGGCCCTTTCCCTTCTTGCTCTGAGGTCGTAGATGGCCTCGCCCACGTGCACGGTTTCAGTTACCGTTCACTCGCCAGTGATGAATTCCATCTGTGCTCCTCCAgcccaaactcattcttctgAGTCCCACACCCAATGCCCTACTTGACACGTCTATTAAATGGCACAAAGCCTCCTCGAACTGACACCTATAGGACCAAATTATGTTTTCTCCCTGCTAGACGTCTCGTGGCTGTTCTGTATTCGGAACTGGGGAGACTGGAAAAGTAGGAGGCTTTTTGACAGTCTTCTTGGCACTTCTTTCCCTTCGCGCTGGGAACAAAACAGCCAAACTGCCATCACTTGGAGTATTACAAACCTTCTAACCAGTGTCACTATGTCTACTTTTGCTCCTCTGAATGCAGTTTTCTATTCgagtttcaaagtaaaaatctcaAGATGCAAATAGGATGGTTTCACAtacctccccaaacacacaggcacacaaatACAAGAcataccacacatacacacagacacacatatggacacacacaaacatatacagaCATAACGCATACATATGAGCACACAAAGGCACAGGCATGTATCTCCAGAATGGCTGCGGTGGCTCTCTACCCCCAAAAGCTTCATGATTCCACCACCATCGTGTAGAGTTTCTACTGGGAAATGACGGTTTTCAGCCTGTCTTGGACCCAGTGGGGTTTGGGCACTGAAATACGAACGGAGGTGACGTGTGTCTTTTCTGATTAAGACAATTAAGAGGTCAGTATACCTGTCCTTCCTCATCTTTTGCCTGATTTAGCAAATCTGATGTCAAATGTAAAGTGGAGCCATCGATGAAAGAACCTGAATCTTACCGTCTCCGTGGAGGAAAGACACCTGGCCACTGCAAGTGCCTACATTAAACTGtgacaaaccaaaccaaaccaaaactacaatgaggtaccaactcacaccagtcagaatggccatgattaaaaagtctacaaataataaatgctggagagggtgtggagaaaagggaaccctcttgcactgttggtgggaatgtaagctgatacagctactatggagaacagtatggaggttccttaaaaaactaaaaatagagctaccatatgacccagcaatcctgctcctgggcatatatctggagaaaaccataatccgaaaagatacatgcaccccaatgttcacagcagcactatttacaacagccaagacatggaaaccacccaaatgcccatcgacagatgaatggataaagaagatctgacacatatatacaatggaataatagccataaagaagaatgaagtgatgccatttgcagcaacatggagggacctagagatgatcacactaagtgaagtaagtcagaaagagaaagacaaatatcatatgatatcgcttatatgtggagtctaaaaaaatgatacaaaagaacttatttataaaacagaaccagactcacagacatagaaaacaaacttatggttaccaaaggggaagggggggagagggtacattaggagtttgggattaacagatgcacaggaccatatataaaacagataaacagcaaggacctactgtatagcacagggaactatactcaataaataacctacaatggaaaagaatctgaaaaagaatatatatatatgcaaaaaatatatatatatatgtgaaaacaAAATTGTGACatgtataaatgaaaacaaaattatgacaTAAGGTGTGTGGGCTGGAAGTTCCTCGATGGCCACAGGCTGAGAGGCTAAGCTGAAATGAAGGATAGCAAGACCTCTCAGAGGAGGAGAGCTTTCAGTGAAGATCCGAATGCTGAAAAGAAGCCAGACCCTTGAACATCTAGCAGAAGAGTTTTCTTGGTAGATGGTGGCCAGGTCCAATGACGCTGAGCTAGAAATAGGCTCCGACGGTGCACGGAACAGAAAGCAGTgcggtgtggctggagcagagtgaatgCAGGGAAGAGTGGGACCAGCCCATTGCAGGAGGGTAGGCA
Coding sequences:
- the LOC133082065 gene encoding matrix-remodeling-associated protein 5-like isoform X2, with the translated sequence MTHPDKMPTRAQWRALSVVLILLWGHPRAALACPYPCACYVPSEVHCTFRSLASVPAGISKHVERINLGFNSIQALSETSFAGLTKLELLMIHGNDIPSIPDGALRDLISLQVFKFSYNKLPVVTGETLRGLWSLIRLHMDHNKIEFIHPQAFSGLTSLRLLHLEGNLLHQLHPATFSTFTFLDYFRLSTVRHLYLAENMIRTLPTGMLQSMPLLENLYLHGNPWSCDCDMRWFLEWGARSKGILKCKKDKAYEGGQLCSMCFSPRKLHKQEIQKLKDITCEKPSIESPLRQNRSRSSEEDQNQEEDGDNPLSLQGFQYPVWNVSLNMSDEHGNTVNLVCDIKKPMDVYQLHLNQTDPQEIEINATVALDFECPMTRENYEKLWKLIAYYSEVPVKLHRELTLSKDPRLGYQYRQDADDETLYYTGVRAHILAEPEWVMQPSIDLQLNRRQSTANTVLLSYSSQHALTVSAKDARPSRGRSWVMIEPSRAVQRAQTVLEGSPCQLSCNVKASESPSISWVLPDGSVLKAPMEDKDGRFSILTSGWLKIKSTEQSDAGLYQCIARVRDEMDRMVYRVLVQRPVTQPPDGHTVTIQKNPGEPVMLPCNALAIPEAEISWILPNRRIINDMANMSHAYMLADGTLSIPKVQGSDGGYYRCVAVNQQGADHFTVGITVTKKGSARSSKRGRRPGGKTLSRGRGDVVEDEGGSGIGDEGNTTRRVLHPKDQEMFIKAKDDSIIGGQKTKKGRRKLKHWKTSEKEPETNIAEGRRVFESRRRINMANKQINPERWADILARVRGRNLPKGTEVPQVIKANTPPSESLEVTPLLPAVPPRSVSPVQTTTSAEDSSGDVSLFGDEEQVSSTVSSTRMVLVQSGHDGVILADPKVTSTHLQELIDDEFSEKTKASAATVVDSNWATATTLLSVPYESSTPQTLDMVRKEPTNKNIATEGWSTLDVASMPGSTSSEYESPLDAISLAESETPPYFYQGLETNSQPGENTTKEQTSTHVTPVPALWVANTRTSEPFEDPILGDPEVPAQTALQEQTESPKLVKSGLSTQGHPLIPKGTEENSQTTLQEGGPLERDPKSSRSPESKRQGIESTTVLDSALEAMASITALKHPRETTLGVLFDKDTRTLAMMMPTQKATSPSPLTTHPSRKRPNGRRRLRPHRFRHRHKQTPATTFAPAVTFLTPLTQVPEVKTPSQAESLLVPTSWVDGTVGTPKQVGVEKHAEPVPKGTPRRKHGKRPKKHRYITSTMSSIASVSKPSPSPENKYKNTVTPSSEVVLSPTTVSLTTGDPCEITRVEDHRTTTTKTRLSHDEFQETIPVTYEPVSDGKEIKNYDVTNIKDYKTDSLVPGESVTHVASPSGAEVSTVGVFKEASPPSGFPGTARWTPPRAAQPERLQTDPPVTSSSEALTDSPFLKELEDLGFPFEFSPSAAVSMLSQQEEVVPSTTLAITKVGASSSQAETTISGQSHRETTPAIIRSEIRHQSEVSTRALVEEPTTPFPPTTLVSLAETTAKPTPLTSETLPTSNASKQTIFFHYAGGTPATGTPSVNNEGTQHVSKPNELSTPSSHQDKFTFTPKQESRKEAFDGTTKNSLPRGPDSHHEAGRVQGFHQPARVAATPVPPRGTMRPPHTATQSSFRYVVTLQPHLTSKLEIAAYPSRDPPENKHFTTPKLPSSTTPVVPLPGSKPSIPSKSTDQGTDPFNGSSKLFGDNNIPDPRDPAGKLPNSRVPHYPDGRFPFFFNRTLSFPQLAATPKPQIPTSPAPGMRGRKVSPGPYNRTHSQSIIRVDFGPPAPPVLHLPRTMAPPSTNLRNIPLVYSTRSSIPFITASAQPSRSFHQSSSKLFSSGGPPASKFWTLGEKPQIITKSPQTVSVTAETDVMFPCEAMGKPKPFVTWTKLSTGALMTPNTRVQRFEVLKNGTFVIRNVQVQDRGQYMCTAKNLHGADRMVVLLSVTGQQPQILAAHYKDVTVYLGDTVAMECLAKGTPAPQISWIFPDRRVWQTVSPVEGRVTLHENRTLSIKEASFSDRGVYKCVASNAAGADSLAIRLHVAALPPVIHQEKLENISLPPGLSIHMHCTAKAAPLPSVRWALWDGTQIRPSQFIHDNLFVFPNGTLYIRNLAPKDSGRYECVAANLVGSARRTVRLTVQRAAANARITGTSPQRTDVRYGGTLQLDCSASGDPWPRILWRLPSKRMIDALFSFDTRIKAFANGTLVVKSVTDKDAGDYLCVARNKVGDDFVMLKVNVVMRPAKIEHKEENDHRVFYGGDLKVDCRATGLPNPEISWSLPDGSLVNSFMQSDDSGGRTKRYVVFHNGTLYFNEVGLREEGDYTCFAENQVGKDEMRVRVKVVTEPAVIRNKTYSVVQVPYGDVVTVACEAKGEPTPRVTWLSPANRLIPTSSDKYQIYQDGTLLIQKAQRSDSGNYTCVVRNSAGEDRKTVWIHVNVQSPKINGHPNAITTVREIAPGGSRKLIDCKAEGIPTPRVLWAFPEGVVLPAPYYGNRITIHRNGTLDIKSLRKSDSVQLACIGRNEGGEARLIVQLTVLEPVEKPIFHDPVSEKITAMAGHTISLNCSAAGTPTPTLLWVLPNGTELQSGHQLQRFYHKGDGMLHISGLSSVDAGAYRCVARNSAGYTERLVSLKVGLKPETSNQYHNLVSIINGETLQLPCILPGARQTRSSWTLPNGMVLEGPQVRGRFTLWENGTLTVRDASVFDRGTYVCKADTEYGPSVVNVPVIVIAYPPRITSEPTPVIYTRPGSTVKMNCMAVGIPKAEISWELPDKSHLTAGAQPRLYGNRFVHPQGSLTIQQAAQRDAGFYKCTAKNLLGRDSKTTYVHVY